In Ooceraea biroi isolate clonal line C1 chromosome 6, Obir_v5.4, whole genome shotgun sequence, the genomic stretch GCACTCACGCAAACACTGCGGAATTCAGCTTGTTGCTCGTGTAGCTTTATGGTTCCCCCCTTTTCATGTTCGTTCTCTCGAGACCCCACCACGTCGTTGTTCGCGTTATCGTGGAGGCCAGCGTACAGCGCTGCCAACTGTGTAATCATACGCTTCTGCGGACTGTCCACGATTGTCGATGCAAGTACGCATGTAAAGATCTAGCGCTGGACTCTGTCTAGTCACGGTCAACGTCGGCACGATGGGCTGACGTCAGCTTCAGAAGCCATCAGAAGCAGATGAGGCAGGCATGAACGGATAGACAGGCGGATGATGTAAAAATGATGAATCTGCAAAGGCTCGCTTCGCTGTTCCGCTCTTCTCCCTTTCCTCACGGGAGCATTTCGTAATCGGGAATCATTTCTCGCGGTGTTACGCTCTGCGTCGAAATCCACATTAGATGACGCCAATTACGTACAGTCGCTGATCGTGCGTTATCATACATAGCGATGACTTTGCAACGTGCACGCGAGGCTGTAACAATACACTCGCAGCGATTCACGCGCTCGCAAGTAGCGTGAATTCACTTCGACGTGTTCGCGTTGCTGGATGgagaacatttaaaaatagccCGTGATATCGATAAAGTAACATTTTTCCTTTATCGCACGCAGTATTCACATTGCGAACACTCTAGAGAGACCTATCGATTGCATACAGAAGTTTGTTGCACAGATcggaaaaaattaatgacaGATTTTCATTCATCGTATATTTGGGCGATTCAAAGCCAGCGAATCGATTAGTATAGAGATTGATAGATCATCATTTGCATCATTTTTGGCTCAACGTTGTCGGTGTTTTTAGAAAATTCGTCACTATAATGACGATCGCAGCgagatttttttcaaaacttggAACGTATaatgatgtaataattatattttaatatgacaTTTTTACAAACAGCCTGCCGCTCCTGCATTTGTGCACGTATTCACAAATTACGTACGTTGCTGTTTGAGGTGTCTAGTCATGATGACACCGCGTATCTATTTGTATGTGTGCGAGAAGATAAGCGCTACATTCGAGCGGTTAATTGTGTAACATATCACATTTTCAACGTATTTCGTGATTATTATCAACAAATGCCTTTagttatttcttattaaatgctttattttgatgtatattttaataagcaTTTAAAGAGCATGTtcgtaaatttacataaaaattaatacaaataaaattcgttTAAGAATGGAAATAcctatttaaaaaactgatATGTctgcataatattataattgtattatgcAACACATTTATGATCGGTGAGCACTCTTCATTTTGATATCCTACAATTTTCGTCATTCCACACGATggtaatttcttatattacgTAAACTGTTCTGACGAGAATGATAAACTATTGTCTCTACTAACTAGTGTATTTTAAGATCTTGTGTCGCATGTTCTTTGCAACGAAttttacatattgtatatgtaaaaGCATATCTTCTCTATGGATAAGTCTGATTTAGCAAAGTTAGGCATTACAATGAAACTACATACACTCGAATTTTGAACTGCTCGTTTAGATATCCTATTTTTATAGTAGTCACCTCATTACAAGTTGCATTCCAAAGCATAAAgttaattatacaaacatgATAAGTAAGATAGTCAGTACAAAGTTTATTTATACGTTATCAGCGGGATTGTCAGAATATCTTTAACGtgtattcttttctctctgaTCACCTTGAGTTGTTATTCAATTATGCTTCGTGTTacgtattttacatttcaccataaatacttaattataatagcaTAAACTACGACGGCGATGCCAATAAATAATGGAAGGTAGTACGATTTTTTCTCCTTCACTTCTTCGTACTGCCAATCATCGTTATCGATCGTTGGTTCCTTTTTCTCTGCATGTAGAAAATGATAATCAACAAGAATTACAAGAGCATGATAAGATATGTCtcacttaattaattcaatgaaTCAATTGACTAAACACGTTACAATTACATCACTGATCAAAGTTTGTACGCTACGAATCCGAGAAACTTATTCGTGCTAAAGATATATCAAACCTGCTTTCTTCTCCAGCTGATTCACCTTCTTACTCGCTGTTTCACCTTCCGCCAATTCTCCGATCATGTATATTTTCCGACGTAATTTCGCCTCCTCGGAATGACCGATACTGTCGAAGCATTTTGTTCCGTCACTACCAGCGACTTCCAGCAACACCTCCTCGCCACCAGGATGCTCCTTCACAAACCGTGTGAGATCGTAGACTTTCCTGTTCATCACTACCCACAAGTCGTTTATGTTATCGTGACGGGCGACTTCGTCGGCTGTGTAAACGATCTTCGCCATGGTATcctgaagaaagaaattaccAAAAAGTCACTTATTGGAGAACCACGAGAAGAGGTTCGAGACCATAAAATGACGTGGCGGTTTAGTACGTTTATATTGGATTGTGACATATATTCGTTCcgttttttagtatttttaataatatggattGGATAAcgatatattcgttattaaaaacactaaacaaACGggatgaatatatgttacaatccaatattaaCGCCGTTTTTCCTCGTTGAATCGCTTGTTCACGGTGTGCCTTGATTTGCTTCTCGCGTCACCTTCGAACACGGCACGTGCGACGATCTATTCTATCCCGATCTTGATCGCATCAGAGCAATTTTAAAGGGAAAACAGGCTGCGTCGAGACGACGACGGGCAAAAGTCTCGATCGCGAAAGACGATGTCGCACATCCGTTTCGCTCGTCTCCGATATCTCCACGCGACCGGAGAGTACTCTCGATGCTCATAAGGAGACCACTGTGTTTGGTTTCTCCTCACCGGACCTTCACCGATGGCGAAAGCGGGTTTCTCGTGGACCATGGGCGTTTCACACTGATGGTTTTCCATGCGGTGCGATTTCCGCATCGCGTGTTTCTCTCGGCACTTCCGAGCGAGACGCCGCGCGTGCAGGCGAGGTCGTTATCCTTTTTGTTTTATGATCTTAACATGTACATATCGAACGGTTTTAAGAACGTTGCataaaatctctttttatattgatatttaatcgATCGCGTCACGGTGTTTGCGGGACTGATGCAATTTGCATATATGGACAACGTAGCAGCGCTATTCCAAACTCCAAAGGCACGCGATCTTCGACTTCCGATGCTTCTCTCATTCATCGTTGGTCCCAAGAGAAATAATCTAAATGTCAGGGGTCACGAGCGGATATTTGCGGGAACGATTCAGGCAATGCACGGAAATCTACTTTGGTAGTTAACTATATCTGTAAAACTGATTTGTAAAAGGTGAATCTCGTTTCGCTTGTCCCAACAGCCCgtcgaatttttaatatttacacaGATCACACAATCAGGAATTGCATATCGGAATAACATATCGGAACTCACCTAGTCGGCCAGAAACAAATAATATCCCGAGAGGCGATTGCAGCAATAGACACCACGATAtattctcgttttttttttaatctgaaATCGTTAACACTTTGAAGTAGCTGTTAGTACTACCAAATCGGTAATGATCACAAGGAGACAAATCAAGTGACGTCTTTCTCGGCGGACGTTGCGTACGCAAATGCGTATCGCTCTCGCAACCTAAAACCTCATGAAAATGCAACACATAATGCGTTTTTGCCTGACAGCAATCATGATTTGCAGAATAAAGTAATGTTGTAcgctattactttattttcacTGTTATCACTGATCAGAAAATATTAaccgttatattattattaattgttttactagttaataattgatttaatgtTAATTGACTCTTTATTTAGTTAAATGGTGTATTTTATGTTCTTCAtggaattattttctctttatcaaATGATTTTacatgttaatttattttaatgtcaaGCATTTCCGTAAGATCGCTTCTAAGaatgtttaattaacgaataattgaattttcagTAATTTTCACTGAAAATTAAATCGGACAGTTGAATCCGCTCCGATTCCGAAATGGTGAAGAATCGGTACAAattgacaaaaataaaaaaaaataagactCAGATAAACGATCCGATTGCGCCGATAGAATCGCTCATGATAGAATGCGCTAGATATAATCGCGTCGCAATATGGAATTCTCATCGTTCTCGTTGCAAATATCGAAATTGCTATCGAGTGGTATATCCCAGCTCGTTTAGCAGTTACGTAAGTGCAGTTGGCGGTGCGGAACTTAACGCAGGATGGAACTTTGTCGCATTGAATTGAATAGTGCGATTCATGTTTAGATTAGTGCATCACGCCGCTGGTAATACCGTGGAAGTTTGTAAACTCCAGACTTCTGCTAGGGATGCCACCGCCGCTGCGGAGAACTGTTAAGCAAATGCGAATTTGGGCGTAGTGCAGTTTATTCGTAGAAAGCCGTTCTCGTGCAGTTATCCTGCCAGTTATCCGCGGACTTTGAAGTCCTTTGTAAATTCCTGCGTCGGGTTTACCACAAACGCATAAGATCCATCCCATTCGTGAGTCTCGCTTCTGAAACCGAGTTCCCTTTCCTGCCTATAATCGCATTTCATTAAATAACGTTAATGCTCGGGGAACGTTTCCAGGCATGCGCTAAGTAAATTATTACTgttcttgtatatttttaaagttgcacgtGGCACGCAGAGTTACTTCAAGTTTACGACCTTGAAACTCCGGGCTTATTAAAATCCCCGGATCCTTGAATGTTTCGGAtgttgaaggaaaattcagcTCGAAAGAAAGTCTCGCGATTGTACGAAGCTTCGAAAGTCTCGGAACTTCAGGGAAATTTAAAATCTACCTGCTGCGAGCGTTCATTGGAAACGCGTATTAAGAAATATGACACACTATTCGACGTCTGACAAAGATAATTTGTGCTCCGTCGAGCAACTGCAACGATTTTCGAGGCATTCCACCCGAATATTTATATAGGATTGTTTTTTTCAAAGCGCGATCGATCTCCGCGCTGTTCTTTTCAAGTTTACCGATATCGAATGTCAGAGGGTGAGAGTCCGGGTGGGCGGGTGGTCGGAAATTTCTTTCGGTGAATCCCCCGAGGCTTCTTGCTAGCGAGAAAAGCGAGTCAAGAAACACTACAACGAGAAGCTTTCATCTTCCCCTTTTattttcctcttcctttccTGCCGAGCTCCGTCGATTAATTATCAAAGTCGTTGCTAGCTACTCGATAGATCTTACTTTGGCATTACGATGTATAAGTAAAGCAAAAGGGCTCATTCTTCTTTCAGACGGAGGAATGGGAGCTACAGTCTCACTTGGTTGGCATAAATTAAAACGTGATGACACTCGCAGATTTGCAAAAAAACGGAAGTTCTATCGATTTGCCAATCCATTAAAAGCCGTTACGTATAAGGATCTGTGCTCGTTCCTGTTTTCGTTGAGATTAATCCGATCGAGATTCAAGCGTGTCatcggaattaattaattctcaattAGGAACATGTCTGTACCTCGCCCGACGCATGTGTAAATAACAATGCACAGTGGCGTTTTATCAGTGTTTTCCCTCAAGCTGCGCATTCGAATCGGGAAGCTGcacaagtttttatttctcaGTTTATTCCTCGCATACGAGTTCCATTGATCAATTATAGGTACCTCCGGGCGATATCACTTCGTTCGCCAGTTTATTCACCAGCGTACTCTCAAATTTATTCGCGTCAAAATGGTGCAAGATTGATGCAAAATGATGTTAGTGCGGGAGTTTCGTCCCCATTTCAGTCTTTCGgagatataaatttcatttcgtaAAAATGGTATATTTATGCTTTCAGAGTACATATAAACTGCGTTTGTTcattctttctccctctctttctcttgcttgCTCTCTCGCGACTCTATTTCTTCAGGATTACTCTCGTGCACGGGTACGCGTACAGGCAATACTGGCCGTCTGCATCGGAAGTTCGAATGGACCTGTACGGGATTGGGTTGAGTTCGGCAGAGCAGGAGGGTTGCTTTGATCTGCGTAATTAAACGGCGCGATTTCTCCGCACAATGCGCACGGTTGCCGGACACTgcgtgtgtatacatatacgagCGAGTGTACTAGATCGTTAtctgttttggatatttcgcGTTTGAGCACGTCGGCGCTGTCGACGTTATCggcaatttttcgtttttgcgCCGTTCGCATCAAAGGTATCTACCTACCCCGCGCGCGTATCGCATCCCCCACGCTGCAGCACGCGCGTGTATCACTCAGTTTTTCGGTCTCTTTTCTGCGCAAAGTACTCGTGTAAGTACAGTACGCTTACGCTGCCTTCTGCTCCGAAAGTCTTACGAGGTATAATTACGCGAACGACAGGTCGAACTAGCTAGAGAAAAATTTGAGTGCCTACCAAGTGGCCACACATTTTTGCTTTGCCAGGATACACCGTAGCGTGATTGTGATCTCGGAAAGTGGACTATTGCAGACCGTTAAGCGACTATCAGCACGCGATCTGACCATTGTCGTCTCAAGATATTACCCGGAAACCTCGTGGCGAAGAACTGAGTGCAGATTACTGCAGCGGATACGAGAAACGTTCGAGCATCGTTAAGTCGTTAACCGGGGGTGAGGGAGAATCGTCGGGAGGGTGGACAGGCGGATATCGTGGTCCCGAGA encodes the following:
- the LOC105281544 gene encoding cytochrome b5, which gives rise to MAKIVYTADEVARHDNINDLWVVMNRKVYDLTRFVKEHPGGEEVLLEVAGSDGTKCFDSIGHSEEAKLRRKIYMIGELAEGETASKKVNQLEKKAEKKEPTIDNDDWQYEEVKEKKSYYLPLFIGIAVVVYAIIIKYLW